From Paenibacillus graminis:
CCACAAGGATATGGTTCTGCTGGATTTCAGCAGTGACAGATTTCATGAGGGGATTATGATCACCTCCGCACATATGGCTAAGGGGCTGGAGTTCGATCAGGTGATTATCCCTTTTTGTGATGCAGTGAATTATAGGACAGAGCTCGACCGGAGTATGCTCTATATAGCCTGTACCAGAGCCATGCATGTGCTTGCTTTAACCTTTTGCGGTGAAGCCTCTGGGTGGTTATAACCATCCTGCTCTGCGCATACAGCAGTTTAATGTCCTCTGTATGCAGCTTGCGCAAAAATGATCCGGATGAGAGATATGATTTCGAGGCGGTGGACCACAAAGTTTTTATCATATCTGTTTTTTGCTTGCCGATGTTTTGATGATCGTGTGGCTGCGGCTCTTCAGTTCCGGCCGGGTGAATATCAGAGGGAAGGCAGGGCATAAACCCCAAAAACCACCACCAAATTCCTTGCCTCTCGTAAGTAGGGGGAGATGTTCACTTTACTTTGGAGATGATTGTATGCTTCTCAATTCAACTTCCTTGATTGCTAAGGACATTCCGGATCGAACGCGCCGGCTGCCCGGCTGTCAGCCTTCCATCAGCCAGTGTGGACAACCTGCCGCTCGGTTTTCAGTGCATCGGCAGTTACGGCCGGGATGAGGCACTGGCGGTCTGGGCGCGGCAGATTTTAGAATTGGGGCAGATAGCTAATCATCTCTTTCCAAGCAAAAAGCGCATATTAATCTCGCCGCTGCCTGCAGTGTTCGGCTTCAAGCCGAGCCGGAATGCGTTTCTCTTCAGCCGGGCTTTTACCTGGCCGGGTGTAAGCGACGGACAGCTCTGCAGAAGCTGGGCGGCGGCTCCGGAGACGATAGGAGTAGAAACACTGGTGCCGGACAATACGAAATATTGTTTGCCAATCCGCAGGTACGGGGAATTCCGGGCCAGCTGGGAGCCGGGGGCACGAAGGGAAATAACGGATTCTCCCGGGGCTACGATATCCGGTTTAATCTTCCCGCAGGATGTTGGACCCCGGCTGGAATAGAAGGTAATCCGGTCATCCTTTTGCGTGAGGGTCCGGCGGTCATCTACAGCTCCAACCGTAATCGCCGCAGGATTGATGCCCGGTGACTCAATCGTCTTGCGGCCCGGTCCGCTGTTGCCTGCAGCGATTACAACGGTAAGTCCGGCTTGGACGGCTTTGTCTACGGCCTGACAGAGCAGATCGTCCTTACAGGAGGTGTTTACGGGTCCGCCGAACGACATGGACAGAATGCGCAGCTTTAACCGTTTCTTCTCCGCAATACACCATTCTATGCCTTTAATAATCGTAGAGTCATAACCATCTCCGTTGATATCCAGCACTTTAACGCCTACTATACCCGCTTCCGGTGCAGGGCCTTTGTACTTTCCTTTGCTGCTCGAGCCGTTGCCAGCTGCATCCCCGGCAATATGTGTGCCATGGCCGTTGTCGTCATAGGGGCGTTTCCGGTGGTTGACGAAATCCTTGAAGGCCACGATTCGGTTCACGGGACGGACCAGATCGGGGTGGGGGAATACTCCGGTGTCTAACACGGCGATGTTGATGCCTTTTCCGGTAAGCCCCAGCTTGCTTTGAACAGCAGCCGCACCAATGGAAGGAGTAGCAATATCCAGCGATATGGATTTGACATGATCCAGATATACCTTATGAACACCTTCCGAGCAGCACAGCCGTTTCAGGCAATTCACTGAGACATGGGAGGAAAGGGCATTAAGCATAGGAATACGGTGTTTAATAGCAAAAGCATGTGTGCCTAGATGCTTGTGTAAGGCCAACATTTTGCTTGGGGTTATCTTGTGATTGAACTGAACAATAACAGGCAGCGCCGCTGGCCCCTTGCCGGAATGATATGTTTTACGAATTTCGGTCCTCAGCGGACGGTTCATTTTGGAAGCATACTGCTTCACCCACAGTTTATCGCGCATCACTGTCGACCCACCTCTCCGATACAGGGTATGCACGAAAAGGCGCAATGGGTACATAGCTATAATTCTAAGACACTACCACATTTCTCGATTAATAGGCAAAAACGTGTTTCACTGCACGTACAAATTGCATCTACTACTGTATCCTATCAGAAAGTGGTGAAGAGATATGAAAGCTCCTGACAAAAAAGCAGTAATGGCCAAAAAAGCTTTACTGGCCAAAAAAGCAATGATGGCCCGCAAAGCGAAAGCAACGCCTGTGAGAAGAAGACGCAGAATCAGACAAACCTTTGACAGATTCGTAGTTCTTGCTACAAGTCTGGGCAATGTGCCTAAGGACTCCACCGGCTGGACCGCTTCCCTGACTAGCGGTGCAACTACGGTAACTACCGATTTTGACGATTTTGGTGTCGCCCGTTTCCCTACGATTACTACGCTGACAACGGTACCCTATATTCTGAGAATAAGAGATGCAGCGGGCAATCAATTAACACAAAAAAGTGTCCCTGCTGACCGCGAGTTTTATGTAGCCAGATTCTAATCCCGATAAAAGAGTGAATCCAAAGAGCGCGTACCTTTGACGGTATGCGCTTTTTGGTGGTATTGCCCGTCACGTGAATTTCCGGGATGACTATCCCAGGGAATAGTAGTTTATGAAACATCAGCCACGTTTTATATTTCCAGCCGCCATGATATTGTATAAAAGAAATTACTATAATGTATAGTGGATACAGGCCATGCACTGGTGAATGTGATTGATCTGAGCAGGCAGTCTCACATCAAGGCATGGAATGAACTGAAGGACGTCAAAGTGTATGAGCTTCCTGAAGGCATGGATTTTACCGACTTCAATCATGAAACCGCAGAGCCGATTCCCACCGGCATTTCGTTCTTATATGACTAGGATTCTATTCAGTCCATGATCGGCTGGGTCAATCAGGAGTTGGAGGACTTCAGCGGGTCTTGACATAATGTCATTTAAATATAAATGTCATTTAAATATAATGGAAGCCAATGATTGCAAGGAGGCGCAAAAAAGTGAATGTTCAAGTGGAGCCGATTCTGGACCGGTTTACGGCGATTTTCAGAGAAGAATTAGAAGCAGACCTGGCAGGGATATACCTGCATGGCTCTCTGGCGATGGGGTGCTTCAATCCGGCTGGAAGTGATATCGACATTCTGGTGGTAATCCGCACACCGCTTCCCCATGCCCGCGCAGCAAGAATCGCACAAAAGCTGCTGTCCCTGCGTGATGATATAGCAAACGGCCTGGAGATTAGTGTTATCCGGAAAGAAGTACTTGCATCCGTGACCTGTCCGACGCCATGTGAGCTGCATTTCTCCGATTACCACCGGGAGAGGTACCGGGCTGATGCGGATTATCTATGTGGAGGTTATGAGGACGCAGACCTGGCTTCACAAATCGCTGTCGCTTATTACCGGGGCAGAACGT
This genomic window contains:
- a CDS encoding aminoglycoside adenylyltransferase domain-containing protein is translated as MNVQVEPILDRFTAIFREELEADLAGIYLHGSLAMGCFNPAGSDIDILVVIRTPLPHARAARIAQKLLSLRDDIANGLEISVIRKEVLASVTCPTPCELHFSDYHRERYRADADYLCGGYEDADLASQIAVAYYRGRTLYGEPLAMQYPPVNPGAYLSSILHDIAEAAAEIMDNPIYITLNLCRVLYYLQEGKIASKREGGEWGTANLPLEFRELVQVCLNQYNGVSENRQVQPDQLAAFAGYMLDQIEKEAAGDAK
- a CDS encoding S8 family peptidase, with product MRDKLWVKQYASKMNRPLRTEIRKTYHSGKGPAALPVIVQFNHKITPSKMLALHKHLGTHAFAIKHRIPMLNALSSHVSVNCLKRLCCSEGVHKVYLDHVKSISLDIATPSIGAAAVQSKLGLTGKGINIAVLDTGVFPHPDLVRPVNRIVAFKDFVNHRKRPYDDNGHGTHIAGDAAGNGSSSKGKYKGPAPEAGIVGVKVLDINGDGYDSTIIKGIEWCIAEKKRLKLRILSMSFGGPVNTSCKDDLLCQAVDKAVQAGLTVVIAAGNSGPGRKTIESPGINPAAITVGAVDDRRTLTQKDDRITFYSSRGPTSCGKIKPDIVAPGESVISLRAPGSQLARNSPYLRIGKQYFVLSGTSVSTPIVSGAAAQLLQSCPSLTPGQVKARLKRNAFRLGLKPNTAGSGEINMRFLLGKR